In the Deltaproteobacteria bacterium genome, one interval contains:
- a CDS encoding bifunctional 5,10-methylene-tetrahydrofolate dehydrogenase/5,10-methylene-tetrahydrofolate cyclohydrolase: MTAKLINGNEIAAQIREEIKEETAQLKEASNVVPGLVTILVGQNPASISYVTAKQKASRELGFYSLQDNQPPDVAETDLLALIEKYNQDPKIHGILVQLPLPEHVNETRVLCAIDPRKDVDGFHPVNLGKLMIGAADYLPCTPAGIQQLLMRTGVETSGAEVVVVGRSNIVGKPIANILLQKQKGANATVTICHTGSKDIAFHTRRADILIVAAGKPNAITADMVKEGAVVIDVGVNRIGMTAEGKARLCGDVDFASVKEKAGAITPVPGGVGPMTITMLMMNTVKAAKLAAGIKE, from the coding sequence ATGACGGCAAAGTTAATCAACGGCAATGAGATTGCTGCGCAGATCAGGGAAGAGATCAAGGAAGAGACGGCGCAGCTCAAGGAAGCAAGTAATGTCGTTCCGGGTCTGGTAACGATTCTGGTGGGGCAAAACCCCGCCTCCATCAGCTATGTGACCGCCAAACAGAAGGCATCCAGGGAACTGGGATTTTACTCTTTGCAGGACAACCAGCCTCCGGATGTCGCCGAAACGGATTTACTGGCCTTGATTGAGAAGTATAATCAGGATCCGAAAATCCACGGTATATTAGTGCAACTCCCCTTGCCGGAGCATGTCAATGAAACAAGAGTCCTCTGTGCCATTGATCCCCGGAAGGATGTGGACGGATTTCATCCCGTCAATTTGGGTAAACTAATGATCGGCGCGGCTGATTATCTTCCCTGCACACCAGCCGGGATTCAGCAGTTGCTCATGCGTACGGGAGTAGAAACGAGCGGCGCCGAAGTGGTTGTCGTCGGCCGTTCGAACATTGTGGGCAAGCCCATCGCCAATATCCTTTTACAGAAACAGAAAGGGGCTAATGCCACGGTAACCATCTGCCATACCGGTTCCAAAGACATCGCCTTTCATACCCGGCGGGCGGACATCCTGATCGTTGCGGCCGGCAAGCCCAACGCCATCACGGCTGATATGGTGAAAGAAGGCGCCGTTGTGATTGATGTGGGGGTGAACAGGATTGGTATGACTGCGGAAGGCAAGGCCAGGCTGTGCGGCGATGTTGATTTTGCCTCCGTGAAAGAAAAGGCCGGCGCCATTACCCCTGTTCCAGGCGGAGTTGGTCCCATGACCATTACGATGCTCATGATGAATACCGTTAAGGCGGCCAAATTGGCAGCAGGCATAAAGGAGTAG